AGAGAAATCCCGTCTGTCATGGAACTCGTTCCGATGGACAGACCAGGCAACAGAACCGAAATCCGTTTCACTGAAATGGAATTCGACGCAGAGATAGACGAAGAGATTTTCACTCTGAAAAATCTTCAGAGAAACTGATGTTTTATCTAAAACTCGCCCTGAGAAATCTTCTTCGTCAGAAAAGAAGGTCCGTCATAACCGGGATAACCATGGCCGGGGGATTCGCACTTTTTTCAATTTCAATAGCATGGGCGGACGGTTCTTACAAGGGTATCATAGAGGTTTTCACTGAAAACAGACTGGGGCATATTCAGATTCACGCGGACGGATATCTCGAATCTCCGTCCATCTATAAAAGCGTGAAAGACGCTTATTCGATAGGTTCTGTCGTCTCTGAAATAGAAGGGGTCAAAAGCTGGACGCCGAGAGTTTTTGCCGGAGGACTCGGAATGGCAGGAGATAAAACAACAGCGGTTCAGATAATAGGAATTGATCCTGAAAAAGAATCGGCGACTTCGAATTTCGAAAGAAAAATGACAGAAGGCGCTTACCTCGATAATTCCGACAGTAAAAAAGTCATCATAGGCAGAGACCTGGCAAAAATAATATCGGCAGAAATCGGTGACACGATTGTGTTTCTTTCGCAGGCGGCAGACGGCTCCATAGCGAACGACCAGTACGAAATAAAGGGAATGGTTTCGACGGGAAATCCGGCTGAAGACAGAATAAACTGCTACATAATCATTGATGACGCATGGGACCTGTTTTACATGCACGGCAGTTGTCACGAAATATCAATATTGGCTCACTCGATGAATGACCTGGATAAGATCGCGGCTGAAATAGAATCGGAAATACCTGAAGAACTTGAGACCAAGACCTGGATTGAATTTGCCGCTCATTTTTACAAGGCCATGCAGGCAGACAGGGCAGGAGACAGAGTGTTTCGCCTGATAATAATGCTCGTGATATCAGTCGGCGTCTTTAATTCAATTTTGATGTCGGTCCTTGAAAGAACGAGGGAATACGGATTATTAAAAGCCCTCGGTATGAAACCCGCCGGTGTTTTCAAGCTTATTTACGCCGAGTTTTTACTTCTCGCAATTTTAAGCGTTTGCGCAGGAAGTTTAATCGCTGCAGGAGCCATATCATACTTGTCAGTCAAAGGTGTTGTCATAGGGAACGGATTTTCTTACGGAGGCATGGTTTTCAAAGAGATGAAAGCCGAATTCAATTTGAGAGCATTGCTCGAACCTCTGTTTCTCCTCTTTATTTCTGTCACAGTAGTCACGTTATTCCCCGCCCTGAAAGCTTCCAAAACCGACCCGAGCGTAACGATGAGGGATTTCGGATGAAGATTTTTTCTCTATGGCTCAAACTTGCCGGAAGAAATATACTGAGGAACAAGAAAAGAAGTTTTTTAACTTCGTTGTCCGTCGGTATGGGTCTTGCCGTTCTTATTTTCACAGACGCCTTTATACTCGGATTTCAGGATTACATGAGAATTTCAGCGACTTCAATATTTTCAGGAGAAGCTCAGATACATGCCGAGAATTATCTCGAGACCATGCAGGCTCAAGACACTTTGTTCGGTTACAGGCAGGTTGTTGAAAGGATAAAAGAGCGCCCGGAAGTTCTGTATTTCGCCCCGAGAATTCTGTCAACCGCAACCGTTACTTCAGCTTCAGACATAAAATACATTTATCTTGCCGGAGTAGATCCTGAAAAAGAAAGAAACATTTCCGTTTTCGACGACTGCCTCGTCGAAGGTGTGTATTTGTCTTCCGACAACCAGCAGGACATTCTATTGGGCAAGGACCTTGCAAGAAGCCTCGGCGTCGATTCCGGAGACAAAGTCGTAGTTACGGTGGCTCAGCCTTTCACGGGTCAGATTTATCAGGAACTTTTCAGGGTTTCAGGCATATTCGAAACGGACATGGAAGAAATAAACAAGACTGTCGTTCTCGTGAATATTGAAAGAGCATCTCAAATACTCGCCCTCGAAGGGAGCGTACACGAGATAGCCGTAAAATTCAAAAACTCATATTACGCAGAGAACCTTGAAAATGATTTTTTCAGCGAATTTTCTTTGGACGGCAACAAGACCGCCGGATGGACGGAATTGTATCCCGACGTGTCGGCGTTTTTTGACCTTGCAAAAATATCTGTCGGAGTAGTTGCGCTGATAATTTTTTTCATAGTCAGTTTGGGAATAGTCAACACTATGTTCATGGCAATTTACGATAGAATATTCGAATTTGGCGTCATCAGAGCCATAGGAGCTAAAAAATCGTTCGTTTTTGGGCTTATCATAATCGAGACTTTTATACTCTGCTTGTGGAGCGTCCTGCTGGGCTGTGTAGCAGGATTTTTAGTCACTTATTTTTTTTCCGTTACAGGTATCGATTATCAGGGCATCGAATATGAAAACGTTCTTTTGAGAACCATTTATCCATCCTTGAATCTGTCGCAATTCTATAAATACCCTTTGCTGCTTTTGGCTCTTTCACTTGCGATAGCAATATATCCGGCGTCTTACGCTTCGCGCATATCTCTCACAAAAGCCGTAAAAAAAACTTTATAAAGGAGCTTTCAATGGAAACGGTCATAATATCCCTAAAAAACCTGAAGAAAACATATAAAGACGGGGGAGTGCCTGTTGAAGCAGTCAGAGGGATCAGCTGTGAATTTGAAAGAGGAGAGTTCACGGCCGTTGTCGGACCGTCAGGTTCTGGAAAAACCACACTGATGAATCTGATGGCCGGACTCGATTCCCCTACGGAAGGTTCGTCTTTTCTCGGAGGAACGGACATAAGCAAGATGAAAGGATCGGAGCTTTCAGATTTCAGAAGAGACAATATAGGATTTATATTCCAATCGTACAATCTGATACCCGTGCTCACAGTGAGGGAAAACACCGAATTCATTCTCCTTCTTCAAGGCGTCGGAAAAAAAGAACGTGACAAAAAAATATCGAATATTCTGACAGAAATCGGCCTCGATGGTTTCGCCGACAGAGTCGTCACAAAACTCTCGGGCGGCCAACAGCAGAGAGTAGCCGTCGCCAGAGCAGTCGCCGCTAATCCGAAAATTATTCTCGCGG
The candidate division WOR-3 bacterium genome window above contains:
- a CDS encoding ABC transporter permease, which translates into the protein MFYLKLALRNLLRQKRRSVITGITMAGGFALFSISIAWADGSYKGIIEVFTENRLGHIQIHADGYLESPSIYKSVKDAYSIGSVVSEIEGVKSWTPRVFAGGLGMAGDKTTAVQIIGIDPEKESATSNFERKMTEGAYLDNSDSKKVIIGRDLAKIISAEIGDTIVFLSQAADGSIANDQYEIKGMVSTGNPAEDRINCYIIIDDAWDLFYMHGSCHEISILAHSMNDLDKIAAEIESEIPEELETKTWIEFAAHFYKAMQADRAGDRVFRLIIMLVISVGVFNSILMSVLERTREYGLLKALGMKPAGVFKLIYAEFLLLAILSVCAGSLIAAGAISYLSVKGVVIGNGFSYGGMVFKEMKAEFNLRALLEPLFLLFISVTVVTLFPALKASKTDPSVTMRDFG
- a CDS encoding ABC transporter permease, translated to MKIFSLWLKLAGRNILRNKKRSFLTSLSVGMGLAVLIFTDAFILGFQDYMRISATSIFSGEAQIHAENYLETMQAQDTLFGYRQVVERIKERPEVLYFAPRILSTATVTSASDIKYIYLAGVDPEKERNISVFDDCLVEGVYLSSDNQQDILLGKDLARSLGVDSGDKVVVTVAQPFTGQIYQELFRVSGIFETDMEEINKTVVLVNIERASQILALEGSVHEIAVKFKNSYYAENLENDFFSEFSLDGNKTAGWTELYPDVSAFFDLAKISVGVVALIIFFIVSLGIVNTMFMAIYDRIFEFGVIRAIGAKKSFVFGLIIIETFILCLWSVLLGCVAGFLVTYFFSVTGIDYQGIEYENVLLRTIYPSLNLSQFYKYPLLLLALSLAIAIYPASYASRISLTKAVKKTL
- a CDS encoding ABC transporter ATP-binding protein produces the protein METVIISLKNLKKTYKDGGVPVEAVRGISCEFERGEFTAVVGPSGSGKTTLMNLMAGLDSPTEGSSFLGGTDISKMKGSELSDFRRDNIGFIFQSYNLIPVLTVRENTEFILLLQGVGKKERDKKISNILTEIGLDGFADRVVTKLSGGQQQRVAVARAVAANPKIILADEPTANLDSENSLNLINLMLDMNEKHGTTFIFSTHDQLIISKAKRVLIIRDGMIFSDERR